A window of Ignavibacterium sp. contains these coding sequences:
- a CDS encoding SDR family oxidoreductase yields the protein MSTYLIIGGTSGIGLETTKHLSKNNRVIVLSREKKNLDGLNNVKFISADVTKPMDELPQISEPLNGIVYCPGTINLKPLKSLKLKDFQNDFEVNLLGAVKVINKYFNNLKEAGKSSIVLFSTVAVQTGMPYHASIASAKGAVEGLTRSLAAEFAPNIRVNCIAPSITNTPLAEKLLNNETKVKSSEDRHPLKRIGDAKEIAEAVAFLLSDSASFITGQILKIDGGISSIKTI from the coding sequence ATGAGTACATATTTAATAATTGGAGGAACATCCGGAATCGGATTGGAAACGACAAAGCATCTGAGCAAGAACAATCGTGTTATTGTTTTAAGCAGAGAGAAAAAAAATCTTGACGGATTAAACAATGTTAAATTCATCTCCGCAGATGTAACAAAACCAATGGATGAACTTCCGCAAATCAGCGAACCACTTAACGGAATTGTTTATTGTCCCGGCACAATAAACTTAAAACCATTAAAGAGTTTAAAGCTTAAAGATTTTCAAAATGATTTTGAAGTGAATCTTCTTGGCGCTGTTAAAGTAATCAATAAATATTTTAACAACTTAAAAGAAGCCGGCAAATCAAGCATAGTTTTGTTCAGCACAGTTGCTGTTCAAACTGGAATGCCCTATCACGCTTCTATCGCTTCAGCAAAAGGTGCGGTTGAGGGATTAACCCGTTCTCTGGCGGCAGAGTTTGCACCAAACATTCGTGTTAATTGCATTGCGCCTTCAATAACAAATACTCCGCTTGCAGAAAAACTTTTAAACAATGAAACAAAAGTTAAATCATCAGAAGACCGACATCCGTTAAAAAGAATTGGTGATGCAAAAGAAATTGCAGAAGCAGTTGCTTTTCTTCTTTCTGATTCTGCTTCATTCATAACCGGACAAATATTAAAAATTGATGGCGGAATTTCTTCCATTAAAACTATTTAA
- a CDS encoding outer membrane beta-barrel protein, whose protein sequence is MKKLLLTIAALTLFAVFNQSYSQDKWSLELRPGINYATQDISDADLGLGFGGELTIAYRFMPHLAAYAGWSYNNFAVDQSFAGSDASFEETGYTFGFQFIHPIGESDIKYLVRAGGTYNHIEIENNNGDITIDSGHGLGWQAEAGLVILLSEKFSLLPSVRYRSLNRDIDINNVSTSVDLNYLSVGVGLSWSF, encoded by the coding sequence ATGAAAAAGTTACTTTTAACAATCGCTGCTTTAACACTCTTTGCCGTTTTTAACCAATCTTATTCTCAAGACAAATGGAGTCTGGAATTGAGACCTGGCATTAATTATGCAACTCAGGATATTTCAGATGCTGATCTTGGTTTAGGATTTGGGGGAGAGTTAACCATAGCTTACAGATTTATGCCTCATCTTGCAGCTTATGCAGGTTGGAGTTATAATAATTTTGCGGTTGATCAATCGTTTGCTGGTTCTGATGCAAGCTTTGAAGAAACAGGTTACACATTCGGGTTTCAGTTCATTCATCCAATCGGAGAATCAGATATAAAATATCTTGTTAGAGCTGGCGGCACGTACAACCACATAGAAATTGAAAACAATAATGGCGATATAACTATTGATTCCGGACATGGATTGGGTTGGCAAGCTGAAGCAGGTCTGGTAATTTTATTAAGTGAAAAGTTTTCATTATTACCTTCTGTCAGATATCGCTCACTTAACAGAGATATTGATATAAATAATGTAAGCACATCTGTTGATTTGAATTATTTGTCAGTTGGTGTTGGATTGTCGTGGTCGTTTTAG